The Equus caballus isolate H_3958 breed thoroughbred chromosome 12, TB-T2T, whole genome shotgun sequence genome contains a region encoding:
- the OR10AG96 gene encoding olfactory receptor family 10 subfamily AG member 96 (The RefSeq protein has 2 substitutions compared to this genomic sequence), whose product MESTGQTPPQRNLSMLVEFILFGFSDVPDLQGFLFGVFLIMYVIILMGNGLIIIITNVDPSLHTPMYFFLRKFSSLEICYVSVTVPRLLIDLCRQKRNISFLACAVQMYFFLVLGATECFILTAMAYDRYVAICNPLLYPLIMNNRLCSQLAAGCWISGIPVHIGFTYQLFSLPFCGSNLLNHFFCDIPPVLELACGDTFMTQILIYMVAVLVVNIPFMLILGSYVNIISTILKLPSATGRAKAFSTCSSHLMVVALFFGSGIITYMRPKSSHLKGTDKFLSLFYTIVTPMLNPIIYCLRNKDVMVALRKFLPKWIVL is encoded by the coding sequence ATGGAATCCACAGGACAAACTCCCCCACAGAGGAACCTCAGTATGTTGGTGGAATTCATCCTGTTTGGTTTTTCTGATGTTCCTGACCTCcagggatttctttttggggtgtttttgatAATGTATGTGATTATTCTGATGGGCAATGGCCTCATTATCATAATAACCAACGTTGATCCTtccctccacactcccatgtattttttccttaggaacttttcttctttggaaatatgttaTGTGTCAGTCACTGTCCCCAGATTATTAATAGATCTTTGTagacaaaagagaaatatttcctttctcgCCTGTGCTGTACAAATGTATTTCTTTCTGGTCTTGGGAGCCACTGAGTGCTTTATTCTGACGGCAATGGCCTATGACAGGTATGTTGCCATTTGCAACCCATTACTCTACCCTCTCATCATGAACAATAGGCTGTGTAGCCAACTGGCAGCTGGCTGTTGGATCAGTGGAATTCCAGTCCACATAGGATTCACCTATCAGctgttctctctccccttctgtggATCTAACCTGTTGAATTACTTTTTCTGTGACATACCTCCAGTACTTGAGCTTGCCTGTGGGGACACTTTTATGACTCAGATATTGATTTACATGGTTGCTGTTCTAGTTGTCAATATTCCTTTTATGTTGATACTTGGATCTTACGTAAATATAATCTCAACCATCCTGAAGCTGCCATCAGCAACTGGGAGAGCCAAGGCCTTCTCCACTTGCTCTTCTCATCTCATGGTTGTGGCTTTATTCTTTGGATCAGGCATCATTACCTATATGAGACCAAAGTCCAGCCATTTAAAAGGAACGGataaattcctttctcttttttacacCATTGTGACCCCAATGCTAAACCCTATAATATATTGTCTGAGAAACAAAGATGTCATGGTGGCATTGAGAAAATTCTTACCAAAGTGGATTGTGCTatga